The proteins below are encoded in one region of Pseudomonas putida NBRC 14164:
- a CDS encoding FUSC family protein, translated as MNGFFSSVPPARDWFYGARTFAASMIALYIALLMQLPRPYWAMATVYIVSSPFVGPTSSKALYRAVGTLLGAGGAIFLVPPLVQSPLLLSIAIALWTGTLLFLSLNLRTANNYVLMLAGYTLPMIALAVVDNPLAVFDVASSRAQEICLGIVCAAVVGAIFWPRRLAPVVVGATGNWFTEAIRYSDTYLAREASADKVGGMRGAMVATFNSLELMIGQLGHEGAGPHTLKNARELRGRMIHLLPVIDALDDALVALEGRAPAQFAQLQPLLEAAREWLKGTAHSASVTRWTALHEQIDRLQPGAAALDQRAELLLSNALYRLTEWADLWQDCCTLQHALRTDDAKPWRAVYRHWRLGRLTAFFDRGLMLYSVASTVLAIVVACGLWIGLGWNDGASAVILAAVSCSFFAAMDDPAPQIYRFFFWTLMSVIFSSLYLFLVLPNLHDFPMLVLAFAVPFICIGTLTVQPRFYLGTLLTIVNTSTFISIQGAYDADFFTFLNANLAGPVGLLFAFIWTLVMRPFGVELAAKRMTRFAWRDIVEMTEPATLAEQRQVGVQMLDRLMQHLPRLSQTGQDSGVALRDLRVGLNLLDLLAYMPRAGQQARERLRTVVEEVGAHYAACLRAGERLHAPAALLRNMERARLALNLDELYERGDARTHLLHALSGLRLALLPGVEVMLEPAEQPQLPPGLDGAPL; from the coding sequence GCGCCGTGGGCACGTTGCTGGGTGCCGGTGGCGCGATTTTCCTGGTGCCGCCGCTGGTGCAGTCGCCGTTGCTGCTGAGCATCGCCATCGCCCTGTGGACCGGCACCTTGCTGTTCCTGTCGCTGAACCTGCGCACGGCCAACAACTACGTGTTGATGCTGGCTGGCTATACCCTGCCGATGATCGCCCTGGCGGTGGTCGACAACCCGCTGGCGGTGTTCGACGTGGCGTCCTCCCGTGCGCAGGAAATTTGCCTGGGGATCGTCTGTGCGGCAGTGGTCGGCGCCATTTTCTGGCCGCGCCGGCTGGCCCCCGTGGTGGTCGGCGCCACCGGTAACTGGTTCACCGAGGCGATCCGCTACAGCGACACCTACCTGGCCCGCGAAGCCAGCGCCGACAAGGTCGGCGGCATGCGCGGGGCGATGGTCGCCACCTTCAACTCGCTGGAGCTGATGATCGGCCAGCTAGGCCACGAAGGTGCCGGCCCACATACCCTGAAGAACGCTCGTGAGCTGCGTGGGCGGATGATTCACCTGCTGCCGGTCATTGATGCGCTCGACGACGCACTTGTGGCCCTGGAGGGCCGAGCCCCGGCCCAGTTCGCCCAGCTTCAACCCTTGCTTGAAGCCGCGCGCGAATGGCTGAAAGGCACTGCTCACAGCGCTTCGGTAACGCGCTGGACCGCGCTGCACGAGCAGATCGACCGCCTGCAGCCCGGTGCCGCCGCCCTCGACCAGCGCGCCGAACTGCTGCTGTCCAACGCCCTGTACCGCCTGACCGAATGGGCTGACTTATGGCAGGACTGCTGCACCCTGCAGCACGCCTTGCGTACTGACGATGCCAAGCCTTGGCGCGCGGTGTACCGCCACTGGCGCCTGGGCCGCCTGACGGCATTCTTCGACCGTGGCCTGATGCTGTACTCGGTGGCCTCTACCGTACTGGCGATTGTGGTGGCGTGCGGCTTGTGGATTGGCCTGGGCTGGAACGACGGCGCCAGCGCCGTGATCCTTGCTGCCGTGTCGTGCAGCTTCTTTGCTGCCATGGACGACCCGGCGCCACAGATCTACCGGTTCTTCTTCTGGACGCTGATGTCGGTCATCTTCTCCAGCCTGTACCTGTTCCTGGTGCTGCCCAACCTGCACGATTTCCCGATGCTGGTGCTGGCGTTTGCCGTGCCGTTCATCTGTATCGGCACCCTGACCGTGCAGCCGCGCTTCTACCTGGGCACCTTGCTGACCATCGTCAACACCTCGACCTTCATCAGCATCCAGGGTGCCTACGACGCCGACTTCTTCACCTTCCTCAACGCCAACCTGGCCGGCCCCGTTGGCCTGTTGTTCGCGTTCATCTGGACCTTGGTGATGCGCCCGTTCGGCGTGGAGCTGGCGGCCAAGCGCATGACCCGCTTCGCCTGGCGCGACATTGTCGAAATGACCGAGCCGGCGACCCTGGCCGAGCAACGCCAGGTGGGCGTGCAGATGCTCGACCGCCTGATGCAGCACCTGCCGCGCCTGTCGCAAACCGGCCAGGACAGCGGCGTGGCACTGCGTGACCTGCGCGTGGGGCTGAACTTGCTCGACCTGCTGGCCTATATGCCGCGCGCCGGCCAGCAGGCCCGCGAGCGCTTGCGCACGGTGGTCGAAGAAGTCGGCGCGCACTACGCCGCCTGCCTGCGTGCCGGTGAGCGCCTGCATGCCCCGGCCGCGCTGCTGCGCAACATGGAACGCGCACGCCTGGCGCTGAACCTGGATGAATTGTACGAGCGTGGCGATGCCCGCACCCACCTGTTGCATGCCCTGAGTGGCCTGCGGCTGGCGCTGTTGCCGGGCGTGGAAGTGATGCTCGAACCCGCCGAACAACCGCAACTGCCCCCTGGCCTCGACGGAGCGCCCCTGTGA
- a CDS encoding FTR1 family protein — MFSFAFPSRLAMKTRSCLLAWLPAILLGPVLALCSTLAQAESPAEAGKALHLLDYIGADYPPTVQGGKVIDEGEYREQQEFSAVLADLVKALPTNTEQKALEQGVQALRQAIDQRQEGTAVARQARQLGARLAVAYEVSQAPVITPDPARGASLYAQNCSICHGDTGAGDGPAGVGLEPAPANLRDVVRLDQLSLFDLYNTLALGIDGTEMPSFADQLDDRQRWDVAAYIASFTAKPEAGKGDKTWNIADLARQTPAEVAANEGSAVVEAFRAQRAQPPQVKRGPAQLLEYTANTLDKSLAAYRAGDHDQAYDLSVAAYLEGFELVESSLDNIDTQARKDTEKSLMAYRQSLQDGLPVAQAEQRLAEAKSRLDQAAKLLGSDGLSWSLSYISGLLILLREGLEAILVLAAILAFLRNTGQQSAVRSVNIGWGLALVAGFATWAVAAYVIDVGGAQRELLEGCTALFAAVMVLWLGVWMHDRRHAAAWKDYIKSSLVSGGGRFGFAMLAFFSVYRELFEVILFYETLWLQAGPAGHQAVLAGGATALVLLVGLAWVILRGSAKLPLTLFFSINAALLCALSVVFAGHGVKALQEAGVLGTRPVAFFEFDWLGIHADAYSLSAQAVALLAIVFLYGRSWLVEKRRATAN; from the coding sequence ATGTTCTCTTTCGCATTCCCTTCGAGACTGGCCATGAAAACCCGTTCCTGTCTGCTTGCCTGGCTGCCGGCTATATTGCTTGGCCCGGTGCTGGCGCTGTGCAGCACCCTGGCGCAGGCCGAGTCCCCCGCCGAGGCCGGCAAGGCCCTGCACCTGCTGGACTACATCGGCGCCGACTACCCGCCGACCGTGCAAGGCGGCAAAGTGATCGACGAGGGCGAATACCGCGAGCAACAGGAATTCAGCGCGGTATTGGCCGACCTGGTCAAAGCCCTGCCCACAAATACCGAGCAAAAAGCCCTGGAACAGGGCGTCCAGGCGTTACGCCAGGCCATTGATCAGCGACAGGAGGGCACCGCTGTCGCCCGGCAGGCCCGCCAGCTGGGCGCGCGACTGGCAGTGGCCTACGAGGTCAGCCAGGCCCCGGTGATCACACCTGACCCGGCCCGTGGCGCTTCGCTTTATGCGCAAAACTGCTCGATCTGCCACGGAGACACCGGCGCAGGCGACGGCCCCGCTGGCGTGGGCCTGGAGCCTGCGCCCGCCAACCTGCGTGATGTCGTGCGTCTGGACCAGTTGAGCCTGTTCGACCTCTACAACACCCTGGCCCTGGGCATCGACGGCACTGAGATGCCGTCCTTTGCCGACCAGCTGGATGATCGCCAGCGCTGGGATGTGGCCGCCTATATCGCCAGCTTCACCGCCAAGCCGGAAGCCGGCAAAGGCGACAAGACCTGGAACATCGCCGACCTGGCTCGCCAGACCCCGGCCGAAGTCGCCGCCAACGAAGGCAGCGCGGTCGTGGAAGCTTTCCGTGCCCAGCGTGCCCAGCCGCCGCAAGTCAAGCGCGGCCCGGCGCAACTGCTCGAATACACTGCCAACACGCTGGACAAAAGCTTGGCCGCCTACCGCGCAGGTGACCACGACCAGGCCTATGACCTGTCGGTAGCGGCCTATCTGGAAGGCTTCGAGCTGGTGGAAAGCTCGCTGGACAACATCGACACCCAGGCGCGCAAGGACACCGAAAAATCCCTGATGGCCTACCGTCAGTCCCTGCAGGATGGCCTGCCCGTGGCTCAGGCCGAACAGCGTCTGGCTGAGGCAAAGAGCAGGCTCGACCAGGCCGCCAAGCTGTTGGGCAGCGACGGCCTGAGCTGGTCGCTGAGTTATATCTCCGGTTTGCTGATCCTGCTGCGCGAAGGCCTGGAGGCAATTCTGGTGCTGGCGGCGATCCTGGCCTTCCTCCGTAACACCGGGCAGCAGTCGGCGGTACGCAGCGTCAACATCGGGTGGGGGCTGGCGCTGGTCGCCGGGTTCGCCACCTGGGCGGTGGCGGCCTATGTGATCGATGTGGGCGGCGCCCAGCGCGAACTGCTGGAAGGCTGCACGGCGCTGTTTGCCGCGGTGATGGTGCTATGGCTCGGTGTATGGATGCATGACCGCCGCCACGCTGCTGCCTGGAAGGACTACATCAAAAGCAGCCTGGTCAGCGGCGGCGGGCGCTTTGGCTTTGCGATGCTGGCGTTTTTCTCGGTGTACCGCGAACTGTTCGAAGTGATCCTGTTCTACGAAACCCTGTGGTTGCAGGCAGGCCCTGCCGGGCACCAGGCGGTGCTGGCGGGTGGCGCCACGGCGCTGGTGCTGCTGGTGGGCCTGGCCTGGGTGATCTTGCGCGGTTCTGCCAAGCTGCCGCTGACGCTGTTCTTCAGCATCAACGCCGCGCTGCTTTGCGCGCTGTCGGTGGTGTTTGCGGGGCATGGCGTGAAGGCGCTGCAAGAAGCCGGGGTGCTGGGCACACGGCCGGTGGCGTTCTTCGAGTTCGATTGGCTGGGCATTCACGCTGATGCCTACTCGCTGTCGGCACAGGCGGTGGCCTTGCTGGCCATCGTGTTCCTGTATGGGCGCTCGTGGCTGGTGGAAAAGCGCAGGGCAACGGCCAACTGA
- a CDS encoding efflux transporter outer membrane subunit, producing the protein MKQLILAGLCLSLGACMMVGPDYEVPKDAAVQRSDLSGPLRQDADSVVSAPVPEDWWQLYQDQRLNALVRQALSANTELRVAAANIAKARAQVEVAESQGGFNGGVKLGAQRLQESGEAFLQPEKVPVANIGEAIISASYQFDLWGTFKRGTEAAKANADAVQAAADTARITLVADVVKAYTQVCSANEELHIARESLDLQEQSVTLNQRLRDAGRGDETQVTRSQTQFKSLRAELPRFKAERETGMYTLAALLAKPVDQLPAGTADCAELPHLNQLVPVGDGAALLKRRPDVRQAERQLAAATAYIGVATGALYPDISIGAQVGTIGILENLGEPSTNRWGFGPQVSWTIPTNGTRARIRMAEASTQAALANFDGVVLNAIRETQTRLAQYSALLDRRDALAEAEKSAKEAADQTHRYYQAGRESFLADLQATRTYTDMRAQLAAANSQVAMGQIGVFLALGGGWKAGTAEPPRP; encoded by the coding sequence ATGAAACAGCTGATCCTGGCCGGCCTGTGCCTGTCACTAGGGGCCTGCATGATGGTAGGGCCCGACTATGAGGTGCCCAAGGACGCGGCGGTGCAACGCAGCGACCTGAGCGGCCCCCTGCGCCAGGATGCCGACAGCGTGGTCTCGGCGCCGGTGCCCGAGGACTGGTGGCAGCTGTATCAGGACCAGCGGCTGAACGCGCTGGTGCGTCAGGCCCTGAGTGCCAACACCGAGTTGCGCGTGGCGGCGGCCAACATCGCCAAGGCCCGCGCCCAGGTCGAAGTGGCCGAATCGCAAGGTGGCTTCAATGGTGGCGTCAAACTCGGCGCCCAGCGGTTGCAGGAGTCGGGCGAAGCCTTCCTGCAGCCCGAGAAGGTACCAGTGGCCAACATTGGCGAGGCCATCATCAGTGCCTCTTACCAGTTCGACCTGTGGGGCACCTTCAAGCGCGGCACCGAGGCCGCCAAGGCCAATGCCGACGCTGTACAGGCCGCTGCCGATACCGCCCGTATCACCCTGGTGGCGGATGTGGTCAAGGCTTATACCCAGGTGTGCTCGGCCAACGAGGAACTCCACATCGCCCGTGAGTCGCTGGACCTGCAGGAGCAGAGCGTCACACTCAACCAGCGCCTGCGCGATGCTGGCCGCGGTGATGAAACCCAGGTCACCCGCTCGCAGACCCAGTTCAAATCCTTGCGCGCCGAACTGCCACGCTTCAAGGCCGAGCGCGAAACCGGCATGTACACACTGGCCGCGCTGCTGGCCAAGCCGGTCGACCAGTTGCCTGCCGGCACCGCAGATTGTGCCGAGCTGCCGCACCTGAACCAGCTGGTCCCGGTGGGTGATGGCGCCGCGCTGCTCAAACGTCGCCCCGACGTGCGCCAGGCCGAGCGCCAGCTGGCTGCTGCCACTGCCTACATCGGCGTGGCCACCGGCGCGCTGTACCCGGACATCAGCATTGGCGCCCAGGTCGGCACCATCGGCATTCTGGAAAATCTCGGCGAGCCTTCGACCAACCGCTGGGGCTTCGGCCCGCAGGTCAGCTGGACCATCCCCACCAATGGCACCCGTGCGCGTATTCGCATGGCCGAAGCCTCTACCCAGGCGGCGTTGGCGAACTTCGATGGCGTGGTGCTGAACGCCATTCGCGAAACCCAGACCCGCCTGGCGCAGTACAGCGCCCTGCTGGACCGGCGTGATGCCTTGGCCGAGGCAGAAAAATCGGCCAAGGAAGCGGCGGATCAGACCCACCGGTATTACCAGGCAGGGCGTGAATCGTTCCTGGCGGATTTGCAGGCCACGCGCACCTATACCGACATGCGTGCGCAGTTGGCGGCGGCCAATAGCCAGGTAGCCATGGGGCAGATCGGTGTGTTTCTGGCATTGGGTGGGGGCTGGAAGGCAGGTACGGCTGAGCCGCCACGCCCATAG
- a CDS encoding TIGR02647 family protein: MSFTPDLIAELEVLALFKHDSSQEGIKINSNAAPALVAAAQRLHEKGLTDQPDGGYLTSLGHDAVDSVQLLQNILKAPQPA; encoded by the coding sequence ATGTCTTTTACCCCCGATCTGATCGCTGAACTGGAAGTACTCGCGCTGTTCAAACACGACAGCAGCCAGGAAGGCATCAAGATAAACAGCAACGCCGCCCCTGCCCTGGTCGCCGCTGCGCAACGCCTGCATGAAAAGGGGCTGACCGATCAACCCGATGGCGGCTACCTGACCAGCCTGGGTCACGACGCCGTTGACAGTGTCCAGCTGCTGCAGAACATCCTCAAGGCGCCACAGCCGGCCTGA
- a CDS encoding DUF1656 domain-containing protein, with product MIGELDISGVFLPTLLVMMFGTYLVFLGVHAVLVRLHFYRLVWHRALFNVALYAVLLGAVDHFCRNLMLP from the coding sequence GTGATTGGTGAACTGGATATCAGCGGGGTGTTTCTGCCCACGCTGCTGGTGATGATGTTTGGCACCTACCTGGTGTTCCTGGGGGTGCACGCGGTGCTGGTGCGCCTGCATTTCTACCGCCTGGTCTGGCACCGGGCGTTGTTCAACGTTGCTCTGTATGCCGTGCTGCTTGGCGCGGTGGACCACTTTTGCCGAAACCTGATGCTGCCATGA
- a CDS encoding glutathione S-transferase, which yields MLKLHGFSVSNYYNMVKLALLEKGLPFEEVTFYGGQAPQALEVSPRGKVPVLQTEHGFLSETSVILDYIEQTQGGKALLPADPFGQAKVRELLKEIELYIELPARTCYAESFFGMSVEPLVKEKARADLLAGFATLKRNGRFAPYVAGEQLTLADLMFCFSVDLAYAVGKKVLNIDFLADFPQAKALLQLMGENPHMARIVADKEASMPAFMEMIRSGKR from the coding sequence ATGCTCAAGCTTCATGGATTCTCGGTCAGCAACTACTACAACATGGTCAAGCTGGCCCTGCTGGAAAAAGGCCTGCCCTTCGAAGAAGTCACCTTCTATGGCGGCCAGGCGCCACAGGCGCTGGAAGTGAGCCCGCGGGGCAAGGTGCCGGTGCTGCAGACCGAGCACGGCTTCCTCAGCGAAACCAGTGTAATCCTCGACTACATCGAGCAGACCCAAGGCGGCAAGGCACTGCTGCCGGCCGACCCGTTCGGGCAGGCCAAGGTGCGTGAGCTGCTCAAGGAAATCGAGCTGTACATCGAGCTGCCGGCGCGTACTTGCTATGCCGAGTCGTTCTTCGGCATGTCGGTTGAGCCCTTGGTCAAAGAGAAAGCGCGTGCCGATTTGCTGGCCGGCTTTGCCACCCTCAAGCGCAACGGTCGCTTTGCGCCCTATGTTGCGGGTGAGCAGCTGACGCTGGCAGACCTGATGTTCTGCTTCTCGGTCGACCTGGCTTATGCCGTGGGCAAGAAAGTGCTGAACATCGACTTTTTGGCCGACTTCCCGCAGGCCAAGGCGTTGCTGCAGCTGATGGGCGAGAACCCGCACATGGCGCGGATCGTGGCGGACAAGGAAGCGTCGATGCCGGCCTTCATGGAGATGATCCGCAGCGGCAAGCGCTGA
- a CDS encoding efflux RND transporter periplasmic adaptor subunit, with translation MKKPLLTLGRVVLTLLVVTFAAVLVWQMVVYYMFAPWTRDGHIRADVIQIAPDVSGLIQKVEVRDNQTVKRGDVLFTIDQDRFTLALRQAKATLGERQETLAQASREAQRNRKLGNLVAAEQLEESQSREARARSAVSEAQVAVDTAQLNLDRSVVRSPVDGYLNDRAPRNHEFVTAGRPVLSVVDSTSYHVDGYFEETKLGGIHIGDAVDIRVMGDNTRLRGHVQSFAAGIEDRDRSSGANLLPNVNPAFSWVRLAQRIPVRIAFDEVPQDFRMIAGRTATVSIIEGERP, from the coding sequence ATGAAAAAACCTTTGCTGACCTTGGGCCGTGTGGTCCTGACCTTGCTGGTAGTGACCTTCGCCGCCGTGCTCGTGTGGCAGATGGTGGTGTACTACATGTTTGCCCCCTGGACCCGCGACGGCCACATCCGCGCCGACGTGATCCAGATCGCCCCCGATGTGTCGGGGTTGATCCAGAAGGTCGAGGTGCGCGACAACCAGACCGTCAAACGCGGTGACGTGCTGTTCACCATCGACCAGGACCGCTTCACCCTGGCCCTGCGCCAGGCCAAGGCCACCCTGGGCGAACGCCAGGAAACCCTGGCCCAGGCCTCACGCGAGGCGCAGCGCAACCGCAAGCTGGGCAACCTGGTGGCCGCCGAGCAGCTGGAAGAAAGCCAGTCCCGCGAGGCCCGAGCCCGCTCGGCTGTCAGCGAGGCCCAGGTGGCAGTCGATACCGCCCAGCTCAATCTCGACCGTTCGGTGGTGCGCAGCCCGGTGGACGGCTACCTGAACGACCGCGCCCCGCGTAACCACGAATTCGTCACCGCCGGCCGCCCGGTGCTGTCGGTGGTCGACAGCACCTCGTACCACGTCGATGGCTACTTTGAAGAGACCAAGCTGGGTGGCATCCACATTGGCGATGCCGTGGACATTCGCGTAATGGGCGACAACACCCGCCTGCGCGGCCATGTGCAGAGCTTTGCTGCGGGCATCGAAGACCGCGACCGCAGCAGCGGTGCCAACCTGCTGCCCAACGTCAACCCGGCGTTCAGCTGGGTGCGTCTGGCCCAGCGTATTCCGGTGCGCATCGCCTTCGATGAAGTGCCGCAGGACTTCCGCATGATTGCCGGGCGCACCGCCACGGTGTCGATCATCGAGGGCGAGCGCCCATGA